A DNA window from Phaenicophaeus curvirostris isolate KB17595 chromosome 11, BPBGC_Pcur_1.0, whole genome shotgun sequence contains the following coding sequences:
- the ATRIP gene encoding ATR-interacting protein isoform X2 encodes MAAPPGPRKRSGAAEPGVRAGAAPQNGLPPHKRPKSGEHGDPFADGDEFTADELEEIEILASQALGREGGGARAAASSAADGLRDTFQFEVLQTQHEEIKQKLKEMQDEILIKNGEIKILRDSMQQMEHVMEEQKRSYMLLEQQKAQTLSEKEKEFSKKLLSLRSELQFKDAEMNELRTRLQNCERNKQAPQTVLMPSPKKNFAIQGRSEGCSPQPGRRAFPTKESFSAEMSTRPSSSSVTTSIKEDTKVTHPEVSSMKHEAMGKNGSYNSAHKRNTQGSLLLNALMKQPIVPGSSLGLCHLLSSNAEPLPGAVLQPSYLDTKSTQLPSSRTAQEEIAPLVSLREAQKLAITGLNLIAMDEGLSEGSPAESQREILPLACCKIRGAVHLLPLVEHHIGAYCQVVQLADKSINSPCGNHSDVSSRINTSVVSSKEDFKLSLEETTVLSLGILYYLAFYSWDVVHALLSAGVEKSSTAGDEQVSKTDKNMPCDGQCDTKEDTRMQEGLPVAPQDAPNNDQAQHSLFKKLLRVVDFSAARGSQTCSVLNQSLKVLVKLAENSTLELLLNFQQFLSSQTLLRCLCPDTPLPAAFLTVRLLSVLAQHHTLVTQLCSRSDTCLLLALYMYITSRPDKSAPEMLWLQLEQE; translated from the exons ATGGCGGCGCCGCCCGGGCCGAGGAAGCGCAGCGGCGCGGCCGAGCCGGGGGTCcgggccggggccgccccgcAGAACGGGCTCCCGCCGCACAAGCGCCCCAAGAGCGGCGAGCACGGAGACCCCTTCGCGGACGGCGATGAGTTCACGGCGGACGAGCTGGAGGAGATCGAGATCCTGGCCTCGCAGGCGCTGGGCCGGGAGGGCGGCGGGGCGCGGGCAG cagcaagcaGTGCAGCGGATGGTCTGCGGGATACGTTCCAGTTTGAAGTCCTGCAAACACAGCATGAAGAGATCAAGCAGAAG CTGAAGGAAATGCAGGATgaaattcttattaaaaatgGAGAGATTAAAATTCTGCGTGACTCGATGCAGCAGATGGAGCATGTGATGGAGGAGCAGAAGAGATCGTACATGCTGttagaacagcagaaagctcagaccttaagtgaaaaagaaaaagagttctCCAAAAAG TTACTCTCCTTGCGGTCTGAGTTGCAGTTCAAAGATGCAGAAATGAATGAATTAAGAACACGACTTCAGAACtgtgaaagaaataaacaagcTCCTCAGACGGTTTTAATGCCCAG CCCTAAAAAGAACTTTGCAATACAAGGGAGATCAGAAGGGTGTTCTCCACAGCCTGGAAGAAGAGCCTTTCCTACAAAGGAGTCCTTCAGTGCTGAAATGTCCACTAGACCGTCGTCTTCTTCAGTCACTACTTCGATCAAAGAAG ACACTAAGGTCACCCATCCTGAAGTGTCATCCATGAAGCATGAagcaatgggaaaaaacggTTCCTACAACTCTGCACATAAACGAAACACCCAAG GTTCTCTCTTGCTGAATGCCCTGATGAAGCAGCCCATTGTCCCGGGGTCATCACTAGGACTCTGCCACCTTCTCAGCAGTAATGCTGAGCCTCTCCCTGGAGCTGTCCTGCAGCCCAGCTATTTGGATAC GAAGTCCACGCAACTacccagcagcaggacagctCAAGAAGAAATTGCTCCTCTTGTATCCCTGCGAGAAGCTCAGAAACTTGCAATAACAGGCTTGAACTTGATTGCGATGGACGAAGGATTATCTGAAGGAAGCCCAGCAGAAAGCCAGAGAGAGATCTTGCCTCTTGCATGCTGCAAGATCCGAGGTGCCGTGCATCTCTTGCCCTTGGTTGAACATCATATCGGAGCATACTGTCAAGTGGTACAATTGGCGGACAAGTCCATAAATAGTCCTTGTGGAAACCATTCAGACGTTTCTTCCAGAATCAACACAAGTGTGGTGTCGAGTAAGGAGGACTTCAAGTTGTCTCTTGAAGAAACCACAGTTCTATCACTGGGTATTCTTTATTATTTGGCATTTTATAGCTGGGATGTTGTCCATGCGTTGCTGTCTGCTGGAGTGGAAAAAAGTTCTACTGCTGGAGATGAACAGGTTTCCAAGACAGACAAGAACATGCCCTGTGATGGTCAGTGCGATACTAAAGAAGATACCAGGATGCAAGAAGGGCTGCCTGTTGCTCCGCAGGATGCTCCCAATAACGATCAAGCTCAGCATTCTTTGTTTAAGAAGCTGCTGCGGGTTGTAGATTTTTCTGCTGCCAGAGGCTCCCAGACCTGTAGTGTATTGAACCAAAGCCTCAAGGTTCTGGTGAAACTAGCTGAAAATTCAACACTGGAGTTGCTACTAAA TTTTCAGCAATTCCTGAGCAGCCAGACCCTGCTCCGGTGCCTCTGTCCCGATACCCCTCTGCCTGCTGCCTTCCTGACCGTGAGGCTGCTCTCCGTTCTTGCTCAGCACCACACGCTGGTCACTCAGCTTTGTTCTCGTTCAG ACACCTGCCTCCTCCTAGCACTGTACATGTACATCACATCGAGACCAGATAAATCGGCACCTGAAATGCTTTGGCTGCAGCTGGAACAAGAG TGA
- the ATRIP gene encoding ATR-interacting protein isoform X3, with protein MAAPPGPRKRSGAAEPGVRAGAAPQNGLPPHKRPKSGEHGDPFADGDEFTADELEEIEILASQALGREGGGARAAASSAADGLRDTFQFEVLQTQHEEIKQKLKEMQDEILIKNGEIKILRDSMQQMEHVMEEQKRSYMLLEQQKAQTLSEKEKEFSKKLLSLRSELQFKDAEMNELRTRLQNCERNKQAPQTVLMPSPKKNFAIQGRSEGCSPQPGRRAFPTKESFSAEMSTRPSSSSVTTSIKEDTKVTHPEVSSMKHEAMGKNGSYNSAHKRNTQGSLLLNALMKQPIVPGSSLGLCHLLSSNAEPLPGAVLQPSYLDTKSTQLPSSRTAQEEIAPLVSLREAQKLAITGLNLIAMDEGLSEGSPAESQREILPLACCKIRGAVHLLPLVEHHIGAYCQVVQLADKSINSPCGNHSDVSSRINTSVVSSKEDFKLSLEETTVLSLGILYYLAFYSWDVVHALLSAGVEKSSTAGDEQVSKTDKNMPCDGQCDTKEDTRMQEGLPVAPQDAPNNDQAQHSLFKKLLRVVDFSAARGSQTCSVLNQSLKVLVKLAENSTLELLLNFQQFLSSQTLLRCLCPDTPLPAAFLTVRLLSVLAQHHTLVTQLCSRSDSSTPDEVHTVLRSCGFVTWHGLPV; from the exons ATGGCGGCGCCGCCCGGGCCGAGGAAGCGCAGCGGCGCGGCCGAGCCGGGGGTCcgggccggggccgccccgcAGAACGGGCTCCCGCCGCACAAGCGCCCCAAGAGCGGCGAGCACGGAGACCCCTTCGCGGACGGCGATGAGTTCACGGCGGACGAGCTGGAGGAGATCGAGATCCTGGCCTCGCAGGCGCTGGGCCGGGAGGGCGGCGGGGCGCGGGCAG cagcaagcaGTGCAGCGGATGGTCTGCGGGATACGTTCCAGTTTGAAGTCCTGCAAACACAGCATGAAGAGATCAAGCAGAAG CTGAAGGAAATGCAGGATgaaattcttattaaaaatgGAGAGATTAAAATTCTGCGTGACTCGATGCAGCAGATGGAGCATGTGATGGAGGAGCAGAAGAGATCGTACATGCTGttagaacagcagaaagctcagaccttaagtgaaaaagaaaaagagttctCCAAAAAG TTACTCTCCTTGCGGTCTGAGTTGCAGTTCAAAGATGCAGAAATGAATGAATTAAGAACACGACTTCAGAACtgtgaaagaaataaacaagcTCCTCAGACGGTTTTAATGCCCAG CCCTAAAAAGAACTTTGCAATACAAGGGAGATCAGAAGGGTGTTCTCCACAGCCTGGAAGAAGAGCCTTTCCTACAAAGGAGTCCTTCAGTGCTGAAATGTCCACTAGACCGTCGTCTTCTTCAGTCACTACTTCGATCAAAGAAG ACACTAAGGTCACCCATCCTGAAGTGTCATCCATGAAGCATGAagcaatgggaaaaaacggTTCCTACAACTCTGCACATAAACGAAACACCCAAG GTTCTCTCTTGCTGAATGCCCTGATGAAGCAGCCCATTGTCCCGGGGTCATCACTAGGACTCTGCCACCTTCTCAGCAGTAATGCTGAGCCTCTCCCTGGAGCTGTCCTGCAGCCCAGCTATTTGGATAC GAAGTCCACGCAACTacccagcagcaggacagctCAAGAAGAAATTGCTCCTCTTGTATCCCTGCGAGAAGCTCAGAAACTTGCAATAACAGGCTTGAACTTGATTGCGATGGACGAAGGATTATCTGAAGGAAGCCCAGCAGAAAGCCAGAGAGAGATCTTGCCTCTTGCATGCTGCAAGATCCGAGGTGCCGTGCATCTCTTGCCCTTGGTTGAACATCATATCGGAGCATACTGTCAAGTGGTACAATTGGCGGACAAGTCCATAAATAGTCCTTGTGGAAACCATTCAGACGTTTCTTCCAGAATCAACACAAGTGTGGTGTCGAGTAAGGAGGACTTCAAGTTGTCTCTTGAAGAAACCACAGTTCTATCACTGGGTATTCTTTATTATTTGGCATTTTATAGCTGGGATGTTGTCCATGCGTTGCTGTCTGCTGGAGTGGAAAAAAGTTCTACTGCTGGAGATGAACAGGTTTCCAAGACAGACAAGAACATGCCCTGTGATGGTCAGTGCGATACTAAAGAAGATACCAGGATGCAAGAAGGGCTGCCTGTTGCTCCGCAGGATGCTCCCAATAACGATCAAGCTCAGCATTCTTTGTTTAAGAAGCTGCTGCGGGTTGTAGATTTTTCTGCTGCCAGAGGCTCCCAGACCTGTAGTGTATTGAACCAAAGCCTCAAGGTTCTGGTGAAACTAGCTGAAAATTCAACACTGGAGTTGCTACTAAA TTTTCAGCAATTCCTGAGCAGCCAGACCCTGCTCCGGTGCCTCTGTCCCGATACCCCTCTGCCTGCTGCCTTCCTGACCGTGAGGCTGCTCTCCGTTCTTGCTCAGCACCACACGCTGGTCACTCAGCTTTGTTCTCGTTCAG ACAGTTCGACTCCTGACGAGGTGCACACGGTGCTCCGGTCCTGCGGCTTTGTTACCTGGCACGGACTGCCAGTGTAG
- the ATRIP gene encoding ATR-interacting protein isoform X1, whose product MAAPPGPRKRSGAAEPGVRAGAAPQNGLPPHKRPKSGEHGDPFADGDEFTADELEEIEILASQALGREGGGARAAASSAADGLRDTFQFEVLQTQHEEIKQKLKEMQDEILIKNGEIKILRDSMQQMEHVMEEQKRSYMLLEQQKAQTLSEKEKEFSKKLLSLRSELQFKDAEMNELRTRLQNCERNKQAPQTVLMPSPKKNFAIQGRSEGCSPQPGRRAFPTKESFSAEMSTRPSSSSVTTSIKEDTKVTHPEVSSMKHEAMGKNGSYNSAHKRNTQGSLLLNALMKQPIVPGSSLGLCHLLSSNAEPLPGAVLQPSYLDTKSTQLPSSRTAQEEIAPLVSLREAQKLAITGLNLIAMDEGLSEGSPAESQREILPLACCKIRGAVHLLPLVEHHIGAYCQVVQLADKSINSPCGNHSDVSSRINTSVVSSKEDFKLSLEETTVLSLGILYYLAFYSWDVVHALLSAGVEKSSTAGDEQVSKTDKNMPCDGQCDTKEDTRMQEGLPVAPQDAPNNDQAQHSLFKKLLRVVDFSAARGSQTCSVLNQSLKVLVKLAENSTLELLLNFQQFLSSQTLLRCLCPDTPLPAAFLTVRLLSVLAQHHTLVTQLCSRSDTCLLLALYMYITSRPDKSAPEMLWLQLEQETVRLLTRCTRCSGPAALLPGTDCQCSLEVVKALIIMLHRQWMKIRRSENSVCAHKEQVIQFLRDAVLLLHSLSQKDKLFHEHRLEVLHQYEQAMPSIRAILKKTEKLNACEEMILDELYPPETEDQGMDSS is encoded by the exons ATGGCGGCGCCGCCCGGGCCGAGGAAGCGCAGCGGCGCGGCCGAGCCGGGGGTCcgggccggggccgccccgcAGAACGGGCTCCCGCCGCACAAGCGCCCCAAGAGCGGCGAGCACGGAGACCCCTTCGCGGACGGCGATGAGTTCACGGCGGACGAGCTGGAGGAGATCGAGATCCTGGCCTCGCAGGCGCTGGGCCGGGAGGGCGGCGGGGCGCGGGCAG cagcaagcaGTGCAGCGGATGGTCTGCGGGATACGTTCCAGTTTGAAGTCCTGCAAACACAGCATGAAGAGATCAAGCAGAAG CTGAAGGAAATGCAGGATgaaattcttattaaaaatgGAGAGATTAAAATTCTGCGTGACTCGATGCAGCAGATGGAGCATGTGATGGAGGAGCAGAAGAGATCGTACATGCTGttagaacagcagaaagctcagaccttaagtgaaaaagaaaaagagttctCCAAAAAG TTACTCTCCTTGCGGTCTGAGTTGCAGTTCAAAGATGCAGAAATGAATGAATTAAGAACACGACTTCAGAACtgtgaaagaaataaacaagcTCCTCAGACGGTTTTAATGCCCAG CCCTAAAAAGAACTTTGCAATACAAGGGAGATCAGAAGGGTGTTCTCCACAGCCTGGAAGAAGAGCCTTTCCTACAAAGGAGTCCTTCAGTGCTGAAATGTCCACTAGACCGTCGTCTTCTTCAGTCACTACTTCGATCAAAGAAG ACACTAAGGTCACCCATCCTGAAGTGTCATCCATGAAGCATGAagcaatgggaaaaaacggTTCCTACAACTCTGCACATAAACGAAACACCCAAG GTTCTCTCTTGCTGAATGCCCTGATGAAGCAGCCCATTGTCCCGGGGTCATCACTAGGACTCTGCCACCTTCTCAGCAGTAATGCTGAGCCTCTCCCTGGAGCTGTCCTGCAGCCCAGCTATTTGGATAC GAAGTCCACGCAACTacccagcagcaggacagctCAAGAAGAAATTGCTCCTCTTGTATCCCTGCGAGAAGCTCAGAAACTTGCAATAACAGGCTTGAACTTGATTGCGATGGACGAAGGATTATCTGAAGGAAGCCCAGCAGAAAGCCAGAGAGAGATCTTGCCTCTTGCATGCTGCAAGATCCGAGGTGCCGTGCATCTCTTGCCCTTGGTTGAACATCATATCGGAGCATACTGTCAAGTGGTACAATTGGCGGACAAGTCCATAAATAGTCCTTGTGGAAACCATTCAGACGTTTCTTCCAGAATCAACACAAGTGTGGTGTCGAGTAAGGAGGACTTCAAGTTGTCTCTTGAAGAAACCACAGTTCTATCACTGGGTATTCTTTATTATTTGGCATTTTATAGCTGGGATGTTGTCCATGCGTTGCTGTCTGCTGGAGTGGAAAAAAGTTCTACTGCTGGAGATGAACAGGTTTCCAAGACAGACAAGAACATGCCCTGTGATGGTCAGTGCGATACTAAAGAAGATACCAGGATGCAAGAAGGGCTGCCTGTTGCTCCGCAGGATGCTCCCAATAACGATCAAGCTCAGCATTCTTTGTTTAAGAAGCTGCTGCGGGTTGTAGATTTTTCTGCTGCCAGAGGCTCCCAGACCTGTAGTGTATTGAACCAAAGCCTCAAGGTTCTGGTGAAACTAGCTGAAAATTCAACACTGGAGTTGCTACTAAA TTTTCAGCAATTCCTGAGCAGCCAGACCCTGCTCCGGTGCCTCTGTCCCGATACCCCTCTGCCTGCTGCCTTCCTGACCGTGAGGCTGCTCTCCGTTCTTGCTCAGCACCACACGCTGGTCACTCAGCTTTGTTCTCGTTCAG ACACCTGCCTCCTCCTAGCACTGTACATGTACATCACATCGAGACCAGATAAATCGGCACCTGAAATGCTTTGGCTGCAGCTGGAACAAGAG ACAGTTCGACTCCTGACGAGGTGCACACGGTGCTCCGGTCCTGCGGCTTTGTTACCTGGCACGGACTGCCAGTGTAGCCTCGAG GTGGTTAAAGCCCTGATTATAATGTTGCACAGACAGTGGATGAAGATCAGAAGATCCGAGAacagtgtgtgtgcacataagGAACAAGTCATTCAGTTCTTACGGGATGCAGTTCTCCTCTTGCACAGCCTGTCTCAGAAGGATAAACTGTTTCACGAACACCGCTTGGAGGTTCTCCATCAGTACGAGCAAGCCATGCCAAGCATAAGGGCCATTctcaaaaagactgaaaaactgAATGCCTGTGAAG AGATGATTTTGGACGAATTGTATCCTCCCGAGACAGAAGACCAAGGAATGGACTCCAGCTAG
- the ATRIP gene encoding ATR-interacting protein isoform X4 encodes MAAPPGPRKRSGAAEPGVRAGAAPQNGLPPHKRPKSGEHGDPFADGDEFTADELEEIEILASQALGREGGGARADASPTLQNSSRLLSAAASSAADGLRDTFQFEVLQTQHEEIKQKLKEMQDEILIKNGEIKILRDSMQQMEHVMEEQKRSYMLLEQQKAQTLSEKEKEFSKKLLSLRSELQFKDAEMNELRTRLQNCERNKQAPQTVLMPSPKKNFAIQGRSEGCSPQPGRRAFPTKESFSAEMSTRPSSSSVTTSIKEDTKVTHPEVSSMKHEAMGKNGSYNSAHKRNTQGSLLLNALMKQPIVPGSSLGLCHLLSSNAEPLPGAVLQPSYLDTKSTQLPSSRTAQEEIAPLVSLREAQKLAITGLNLIAMDEGLSEGSPAESQREILPLACCKIRGAVHLLPLVEHHIGAYCQVVQLADKSINSPCGNHSDVSSRINTSVVSSKEDFKLSLEETTVLSLGILYYLAFYSWDVVHALLSAGVEKSSTAGDEQVSKTDKNMPCDGQCDTKEDTRMQEGLPVAPQDAPNNDQAQHSLFKKLLRVVDFSAARGSQTCSVLNQSLKVLVKLAENSTLELLLNFQQFLSSQTLLRCLCPDTPLPAAFLTVRLLSVLAQHHTLVTQLCSRSDTCLLLALYMYITSRPDKSAPEMLWLQLEQETVRLLTRCTRCSGPAALLPGTDCQCSLEVVKALIIMLHRQWMKIRRSENSVCAHKEQVIQFLRDAVLLLHSLSQKDKLFHEHRLEVLHQYEQAMPSIRAILKKTEKLNACEEMILDELYPPETEDQGMDSS; translated from the exons ATGGCGGCGCCGCCCGGGCCGAGGAAGCGCAGCGGCGCGGCCGAGCCGGGGGTCcgggccggggccgccccgcAGAACGGGCTCCCGCCGCACAAGCGCCCCAAGAGCGGCGAGCACGGAGACCCCTTCGCGGACGGCGATGAGTTCACGGCGGACGAGCTGGAGGAGATCGAGATCCTGGCCTCGCAGGCGCTGGGCCGGGAGGGCGGCGGGGCGCGGGCAG ATGCATCACCCACACTTCAGAACAGCTCTCGGctcctttctgcagcagcaagcaGTGCAGCGGATGGTCTGCGGGATACGTTCCAGTTTGAAGTCCTGCAAACACAGCATGAAGAGATCAAGCAGAAG CTGAAGGAAATGCAGGATgaaattcttattaaaaatgGAGAGATTAAAATTCTGCGTGACTCGATGCAGCAGATGGAGCATGTGATGGAGGAGCAGAAGAGATCGTACATGCTGttagaacagcagaaagctcagaccttaagtgaaaaagaaaaagagttctCCAAAAAG TTACTCTCCTTGCGGTCTGAGTTGCAGTTCAAAGATGCAGAAATGAATGAATTAAGAACACGACTTCAGAACtgtgaaagaaataaacaagcTCCTCAGACGGTTTTAATGCCCAG CCCTAAAAAGAACTTTGCAATACAAGGGAGATCAGAAGGGTGTTCTCCACAGCCTGGAAGAAGAGCCTTTCCTACAAAGGAGTCCTTCAGTGCTGAAATGTCCACTAGACCGTCGTCTTCTTCAGTCACTACTTCGATCAAAGAAG ACACTAAGGTCACCCATCCTGAAGTGTCATCCATGAAGCATGAagcaatgggaaaaaacggTTCCTACAACTCTGCACATAAACGAAACACCCAAG GTTCTCTCTTGCTGAATGCCCTGATGAAGCAGCCCATTGTCCCGGGGTCATCACTAGGACTCTGCCACCTTCTCAGCAGTAATGCTGAGCCTCTCCCTGGAGCTGTCCTGCAGCCCAGCTATTTGGATAC GAAGTCCACGCAACTacccagcagcaggacagctCAAGAAGAAATTGCTCCTCTTGTATCCCTGCGAGAAGCTCAGAAACTTGCAATAACAGGCTTGAACTTGATTGCGATGGACGAAGGATTATCTGAAGGAAGCCCAGCAGAAAGCCAGAGAGAGATCTTGCCTCTTGCATGCTGCAAGATCCGAGGTGCCGTGCATCTCTTGCCCTTGGTTGAACATCATATCGGAGCATACTGTCAAGTGGTACAATTGGCGGACAAGTCCATAAATAGTCCTTGTGGAAACCATTCAGACGTTTCTTCCAGAATCAACACAAGTGTGGTGTCGAGTAAGGAGGACTTCAAGTTGTCTCTTGAAGAAACCACAGTTCTATCACTGGGTATTCTTTATTATTTGGCATTTTATAGCTGGGATGTTGTCCATGCGTTGCTGTCTGCTGGAGTGGAAAAAAGTTCTACTGCTGGAGATGAACAGGTTTCCAAGACAGACAAGAACATGCCCTGTGATGGTCAGTGCGATACTAAAGAAGATACCAGGATGCAAGAAGGGCTGCCTGTTGCTCCGCAGGATGCTCCCAATAACGATCAAGCTCAGCATTCTTTGTTTAAGAAGCTGCTGCGGGTTGTAGATTTTTCTGCTGCCAGAGGCTCCCAGACCTGTAGTGTATTGAACCAAAGCCTCAAGGTTCTGGTGAAACTAGCTGAAAATTCAACACTGGAGTTGCTACTAAA TTTTCAGCAATTCCTGAGCAGCCAGACCCTGCTCCGGTGCCTCTGTCCCGATACCCCTCTGCCTGCTGCCTTCCTGACCGTGAGGCTGCTCTCCGTTCTTGCTCAGCACCACACGCTGGTCACTCAGCTTTGTTCTCGTTCAG ACACCTGCCTCCTCCTAGCACTGTACATGTACATCACATCGAGACCAGATAAATCGGCACCTGAAATGCTTTGGCTGCAGCTGGAACAAGAG ACAGTTCGACTCCTGACGAGGTGCACACGGTGCTCCGGTCCTGCGGCTTTGTTACCTGGCACGGACTGCCAGTGTAGCCTCGAG GTGGTTAAAGCCCTGATTATAATGTTGCACAGACAGTGGATGAAGATCAGAAGATCCGAGAacagtgtgtgtgcacataagGAACAAGTCATTCAGTTCTTACGGGATGCAGTTCTCCTCTTGCACAGCCTGTCTCAGAAGGATAAACTGTTTCACGAACACCGCTTGGAGGTTCTCCATCAGTACGAGCAAGCCATGCCAAGCATAAGGGCCATTctcaaaaagactgaaaaactgAATGCCTGTGAAG AGATGATTTTGGACGAATTGTATCCTCCCGAGACAGAAGACCAAGGAATGGACTCCAGCTAG